A genomic window from Gossypium hirsutum isolate 1008001.06 chromosome D12, Gossypium_hirsutum_v2.1, whole genome shotgun sequence includes:
- the LOC121224425 gene encoding geraniol 8-hydroxylase, which yields MSNFYDKVVVLAGDGLAAFTITEVAATLTVATLLIIYFSRLVKKHVIKTKLSPPGPVGLPMLGHLLFIKPDFLQYVTKQSQIHGRIIKLQLGRKVYIIISSPSIAKQILKDHDAIFANRDIPVAAIKGTFGGLDIVWRSNGPELQKLRKLVVREIMSNKGLDACYEFRRREIRQMVKNIHGKIGSPINLSEQIFLTTLSVTISMLWGGSLNGEEAKLGLEIKDRLEEFMKLMGEPNISDIFPMLRPFNLQGIESKTKKHLSWFYGFLESVIKQRMKLGEGPKMADSKDFLQQLLELNQRGDAKTSLSMMEIKALLLDMVIGGTDTTFATMEWAMTELLRHPNKLRKVIEELDAIIGDQNVVEESNLPRLLYLDAVVKETLRIHPPVPLLVPHMPSETTVIADYTIPKNSCIFFNVRAIQRDAEFWEDPLRFEPERFLKDTEKRNYTGNSFHFFPFGSGRRICVGIPLAEKIIMQILATLLRCFDWELPDGRQPDVKEKLRFMLTKAEPLVVVPIARLSNSIQNQ from the exons ATGTCGAACTTCTACGATAAGGTTGTAGTCCTTGCCGGCGATGGACTCGCTGCATTCACTATCACCGAAGTTGCAGCCACTCTCACGGTGGCGACGCTACTAATTATCTATTTCTCACGGTTGGTTAAGAAACACGTCATCAAAACTAAGCTGTCGCCGCCAGGCCCGGTAGGCTTGCCGATGCTCGGCCACCTCCTCTTCATCAAACCCGATTTCCTCCAATACGTAACCAAGCAATCCCAAATCCACGGTCGTATCATCAAGCTTCAGCTGGGAAGAAAAGTTTACATCATCATAAGCTCACCATCAATCGCAAAACAAATCCTCAAAGACCACGACGCCATTTTCGCCAACCGCGACATTCCGGTGGCGGCCATAAAAGGAACCTTTGGCGGACTTGACATTGTGTGGAGATCCAACGGCCCAGAATTGCAGAAGCTACGTAAGCTCGTCGTACGTGAAATCATGAGCAACAAAGGCCTCGATGCGTGCTACGAATTTCGCCGACGAGAGATCCGACAAATGGTGAAGAATATCCATGGAAAAATCGGGTCACCCATTAACCTCAGCGAACAAATATTCTTAACAACGCTGAGCGTTACGATCAGCATGCTATGGGGTGGTTCATTGAATGGAGAAGAAGCAAAGCTTGGGCTTGAAATTAAGGATCGATTAGAGGAATTTATGAAATTGATGGGAGAACCCAATATTTCTGACATTTTCCCGATGCTTAGGCCGTTCAATTTACAAGGAATTGAATCCAAAACCAAGAAGCATTTGTCATGGTTTTATGGGTTTCTCGAATCAGTGATAAAGCAGCGAATGAAGCTCGGAGAGGGACCAAAAATGGCGGACAGTAAGGATTTTCTGCAGCAATTGTTGGAGCTGAACCAAAGAGGCGATGCCAAAACTTCGTTATCCATGATGGAAATAAAGGCTTTGCTGCTG GATATGGTAATCGGCGGTACGGACACAACATTTGCGACAATGGAGTGGGCAATGACGGAATTATTACGGCACCcgaataaattgagaaaagtcATCGAGGAATTGGATGCAATAATTGGGGACCAAAACGTTGTCGAAGAGTCCAATCTTCCTCGCCTACTTTATTTAGATGCAGTGGTGAAAGAAACATTACGAATTCACCCACCAGTTCCCTTGCTAGTGCCGCACATGCCGAGCGAGACAACCGTCATAGCCGATTACACCATCCCTAAGAATTCCTGTATTTTCTTCAACGTGCGGGCAATACAAAGGGATGCCGAGTTTTGGGAAGACCCACTTCGATTTGAACCAGAAAGGTTCTTGAAAGACACTGAGAAAAGGAATTATACGGGAAATAGTTTCCATTTTTTCCCATTTGGATCAGGGAGGAGGATTTGTGTTGGGATTCCATTGGCAGAGAAAATTATTATGCAAATTTTAGCGACATTGTTGCGTTGTTTTGATTGGGAATTGCCAGATGGGCGACAACCTGATGTAAAAGAGAAGTTACGATTCATGTTAACAAAGGCAGAGCCGCTTGTTGTGGTGCCTATTGCACGtttatctaattcaatacaaaaccAATAG